The following coding sequences lie in one Lentilactobacillus sp. SPB1-3 genomic window:
- a CDS encoding phage antirepressor KilAC domain-containing protein, with product MNTVSTLDKTETFKFEGQEVPVKLVNDKLMFDAETVAKSVGLVDNSKGTNKVRWNRVNKYLGNGATFGAGDFITEPQMYRLAIKANNKTAERFQDWVTNEVLPSIRKHGAYMTDQKIEEALLNPDTIIELAMQLKTERSGRLIAEQQIKELQPKANYYDRILANKGLVSVTAIAKNYGMTPNQLNKKLHELGVQYNQSGSWYLYSKYQSNGYTHTIPVPYNHTDGRKDIKPQTKWTQKGHIFIYQLLKKNGIMPMIEQDYKEDK from the coding sequence ATGAACACAGTTTCTACTTTAGATAAGACAGAAACATTTAAGTTTGAGGGGCAAGAAGTTCCAGTCAAGCTAGTTAATGACAAATTAATGTTTGATGCAGAAACAGTGGCAAAGAGCGTAGGGTTGGTAGATAACTCAAAAGGAACTAATAAAGTCCGTTGGAATCGAGTTAATAAATATTTAGGTAATGGCGCCACTTTTGGCGCTGGTGATTTCATCACTGAACCACAAATGTATCGTTTAGCAATTAAAGCAAATAACAAAACGGCAGAACGTTTTCAAGATTGGGTCACAAACGAAGTCCTACCATCTATCCGTAAGCATGGCGCTTATATGACAGATCAAAAGATTGAAGAAGCTCTACTAAACCCAGATACGATTATCGAGTTGGCAATGCAATTAAAAACAGAACGTTCTGGTCGTTTGATTGCAGAACAACAGATAAAAGAATTGCAGCCTAAAGCAAATTATTATGACCGTATTTTGGCAAATAAAGGATTAGTTTCAGTTACTGCAATCGCTAAGAATTATGGTATGACACCAAATCAATTAAACAAGAAACTTCATGAACTTGGCGTTCAATATAATCAATCTGGTAGCTGGTATTTGTATAGTAAATATCAAAGTAACGGTTATACCCACACAATCCCAGTCCCATATAATCACACCGATGGTCGCAAAGATATTAAGCCACAGACTAAATGGACTCAAAAGGGGCATATTTTTATTTATCAGTTATTAAAGAAAAATGGAATTATGCCAATGATTGAACAAGATTATAAAGAAGATAAATAG
- a CDS encoding phage tail tape measure protein, protein MAEIAGDRISYKIDIDGLSKLDGMQRVIKQIDKLMPKLDKSVKGANDSLNKLNADMNKGNTSGLDKDKKHVDAINESLKKTGKAADTTESRTTRLGNSMDKSFGKSFFNRHTRDLGKLGSQMQSFGSKATVVTAGLTAGAAVALKTATQLQNRYKIINNLAVTGGEKSAEVQKNVNQMQRDGTKYSNEYGVATKKIADGYETLVRRGYTSNQALGAQKSYLQGAIASGDSYTDVVNNAASAIEQFGMKVNSVKGMANASKVAINQMAYSADLTATSFGDLGEALKYAGPDAHAANQTLHETVSAIGDLSNFGIWKLSSQLETAA, encoded by the coding sequence ATGGCAGAAATAGCCGGCGATCGAATTAGTTATAAAATTGATATTGATGGTCTCTCTAAACTCGACGGGATGCAAAGAGTTATCAAGCAGATTGATAAACTAATGCCTAAGTTAGATAAATCGGTTAAAGGTGCTAACGATAGCCTTAATAAACTAAATGCTGATATGAATAAAGGAAATACCAGCGGCTTAGATAAGGATAAGAAGCATGTTGATGCGATTAACGAAAGTTTAAAGAAAACTGGTAAAGCAGCTGATACAACTGAATCTAGAACAACTAGACTGGGCAACTCAATGGATAAATCCTTTGGGAAGTCCTTTTTTAATCGGCATACAAGAGATTTAGGTAAGCTAGGCAGCCAAATGCAAAGTTTTGGTTCTAAGGCGACAGTGGTGACAGCGGGTCTTACTGCTGGCGCTGCCGTAGCTTTAAAAACCGCTACTCAGTTACAAAACCGCTATAAGATTATTAATAACTTAGCGGTTACCGGTGGTGAGAAAAGTGCCGAGGTTCAAAAGAACGTTAACCAGATGCAAAGAGATGGTACTAAGTATTCAAATGAGTATGGTGTTGCTACCAAGAAGATTGCAGATGGTTACGAAACTTTGGTTCGTCGTGGTTATACCTCCAATCAAGCATTAGGGGCCCAAAAATCGTATTTACAAGGTGCAATTGCATCCGGTGATAGTTATACAGACGTTGTTAATAACGCCGCTAGTGCTATTGAACAGTTTGGTATGAAGGTCAATTCCGTGAAAGGAATGGCTAACGCTTCTAAAGTAGCTATTAACCAAATGGCCTACAGTGCTGACTTAACAGCTACTTCATTTGGTGACTTAGGAGAGGCTCTAAAATATGCTGGTCCAGACGCTCATGCAGCCAATCAAACACTTCATGAAACAGTATCAGCGATTGGTGATTTAAGTAACTTTGGGATTTGGAAACTGTCCTCGCAGTTAGAAACAGCTGCGTAA
- a CDS encoding helix-turn-helix domain-containing protein produces the protein MTNNIKNERKQLGLTQKELANEFNQYLAENRPKANPVSYAAISRWENGENDPNSDTWFSLASFFKVSVTYLQGYSSERVTDEMTIMNELDEITFSEDANINESIHEGLGNIFLALIDKVEYLERQLDEHKNPEKYEDYD, from the coding sequence ATGACAAACAATATTAAAAATGAGCGTAAACAACTCGGTTTAACTCAAAAGGAATTGGCAAATGAATTTAACCAATACTTAGCTGAAAATCGCCCCAAAGCAAACCCTGTTTCCTATGCTGCAATTTCAAGATGGGAAAATGGTGAAAATGATCCTAATTCCGATACATGGTTTTCGCTTGCATCATTTTTCAAAGTATCTGTTACATATTTGCAAGGATATTCTTCCGAAAGAGTCACTGATGAAATGACCATAATGAATGAATTGGACGAAATTACGTTTTCTGAAGATGCAAATATAAACGAATCAATTCATGAAGGACTTGGAAATATTTTTTTAGCTCTTATCGATAAGGTCGAATACTTAGAACGACAATTAGACGAACATAAGAACCCGGAAAAATATGAAGACTATGATTAA
- a CDS encoding ArpU family phage packaging/lysis transcriptional regulator → MDDKNIIHLFREIDEKATRKNAIHFLEVELPGLMRMSGRSASELRAVTYDGMPKAPSSTNTADETIVKRLTAEQAVKEAIKAISICDKDCKQILSLLYLEGYTDTMCWQFINYSPSSYFHYWKPKALLQFAESFMYYDLIVFKKLH, encoded by the coding sequence TTGGACGACAAAAATATCATTCATTTATTTCGTGAAATTGATGAAAAGGCAACTCGTAAAAACGCAATACATTTCCTAGAGGTAGAATTGCCAGGGTTAATGCGTATGAGTGGTAGATCTGCTAGTGAATTAAGGGCTGTTACATATGACGGTATGCCTAAAGCACCAAGTTCGACTAATACCGCCGATGAAACAATCGTTAAAAGATTAACTGCAGAGCAAGCCGTTAAAGAAGCTATCAAAGCTATCAGTATTTGTGATAAAGACTGTAAACAGATACTTAGTTTGCTTTATCTTGAAGGCTATACCGATACAATGTGCTGGCAATTTATAAATTATAGTCCATCTAGTTATTTTCATTATTGGAAGCCAAAAGCACTGCTGCAGTTTGCAGAGTCATTTATGTATTATGATCTAATAGTTTTTAAAAAATTGCATTAA
- a CDS encoding LIC_12616 family protein, translating into MNQPFDKQPTDYDDVLGTLIQEVGKITGLEVIPNERIAKVKKLPFVSFYPLTYDIPVYSDPTINYGQFESTISLDIFCKTLSDAMKYAGALHVYLSDPYVRQELRQGKIVIDDAGPIQGRAIENLPFDTVHHHGFDVTIRYSRHFQSPIDQISNINFNN; encoded by the coding sequence TTGAACCAACCATTTGATAAACAACCAACCGATTATGACGATGTCTTAGGCACCCTAATCCAAGAGGTTGGCAAGATTACTGGTCTTGAAGTTATCCCAAATGAACGGATTGCCAAGGTAAAAAAATTACCGTTTGTTAGTTTCTATCCACTCACATACGATATTCCCGTTTATTCCGACCCGACTATTAATTATGGCCAGTTTGAATCAACGATTTCTCTAGATATCTTTTGTAAAACGTTATCTGATGCTATGAAGTATGCCGGAGCATTACATGTTTATTTAAGTGATCCATACGTACGCCAAGAATTACGTCAAGGCAAGATTGTCATTGATGATGCTGGTCCGATTCAAGGACGAGCAATTGAAAATCTACCTTTTGACACTGTCCATCATCACGGATTTGATGTCACGATTCGTTATTCTCGGCATTTCCAAAGTCCAATTGATCAAATATCAAACATTAATTTTAACAATTAG
- a CDS encoding phage portal protein — translation MTQLGTISQFLKDRDGPSRFISGVTSMTNSDSRWLSEHVYLDDNDIPRCAPDFNIENNLDEISVMLSSYDTMLRNQYHRKMRYYKGDHETIRDRIQYTAIDPEKNRIVVNVARNLVNTFSGFFIGIPPKITYAPNSDKKINQTRVDLVNEIISRSLSDSDSDDVFYELAKKADIYGRSYLVAYIANDDDKTLKFTHKAPENAFIVYSNNEESRPMFGFTFDSVDNRQFGMLHTPNNIYKFNSDDLESSGGFEASLKWKNNIFRNVVGMEFITELPENDERLGMFDDLVSLIDAQDKVLSEKIDDNDNFSNAILLTKGVAEFTAEQKQEIKHWRVMQVNNTDPNVDPEVDYLDKPNADGLQENSMKHLSDKIYDGSQVVNLADPSISSAASGFALTQRMQPMEMVAATKAEKMRKTIKRLLNIILRYNGFVNDDVADILRDIKVEFTPNVPHSEVDESTIVKNLNGIVSKRTLISYLSRVQNIDDELKAEEEEAEKRMTMFSEPDSEEGALNDDQDEPPKGGDA, via the coding sequence TTGACCCAGTTAGGCACTATATCGCAGTTTTTGAAAGATAGAGATGGCCCAAGTCGTTTTATTAGTGGTGTCACATCAATGACTAATTCAGATAGTCGTTGGTTGTCTGAGCACGTTTATTTGGATGACAATGACATTCCAAGATGCGCCCCGGATTTTAACATTGAAAACAATCTCGATGAAATCAGTGTGATGTTAAGCAGTTATGACACTATGCTGCGTAACCAGTATCACCGAAAGATGCGTTATTACAAGGGCGACCATGAAACTATCCGTGACCGAATTCAATATACAGCTATTGATCCTGAGAAGAACCGGATAGTGGTTAATGTTGCTAGAAATTTAGTTAATACTTTCAGCGGTTTCTTTATTGGTATTCCGCCTAAGATTACCTATGCTCCAAATAGCGATAAGAAAATTAATCAAACTAGAGTGGACCTAGTTAATGAAATCATTTCTCGTTCGTTATCAGATAGTGATTCCGATGATGTATTCTATGAGCTAGCTAAAAAAGCTGATATTTATGGGCGTAGTTACTTGGTAGCTTACATTGCAAATGATGATGACAAGACACTTAAGTTCACCCATAAGGCTCCTGAGAATGCCTTTATTGTATATAGCAATAATGAAGAAAGTCGGCCAATGTTTGGTTTTACTTTTGACAGCGTGGATAATCGACAATTCGGGATGTTGCATACACCAAATAATATTTATAAATTTAATAGTGATGATTTGGAATCTTCAGGTGGTTTTGAGGCCAGTCTGAAATGGAAAAATAACATCTTTAGAAACGTTGTAGGTATGGAATTTATAACTGAACTACCTGAGAACGATGAACGCTTAGGGATGTTTGATGATTTAGTTTCATTAATTGATGCTCAAGATAAGGTTTTGTCTGAGAAAATAGATGATAATGATAACTTTTCCAATGCAATTTTATTAACTAAGGGTGTTGCGGAATTTACAGCGGAACAAAAACAAGAAATTAAGCATTGGCGAGTTATGCAGGTCAATAATACTGATCCAAATGTTGATCCTGAGGTTGATTATTTAGACAAGCCAAATGCTGATGGATTACAAGAAAATTCTATGAAACACTTATCAGACAAGATTTATGATGGTTCACAGGTGGTTAACCTAGCTGACCCAAGCATTAGTTCTGCAGCTTCAGGGTTTGCTTTAACTCAGCGAATGCAACCCATGGAAATGGTTGCTGCAACAAAGGCTGAGAAAATGCGGAAAACCATTAAACGCTTGCTTAATATCATTCTGAGATACAACGGATTTGTTAATGATGATGTGGCGGATATCTTAAGGGATATTAAAGTTGAATTTACACCTAACGTTCCACACTCAGAAGTGGATGAGTCTACTATTGTTAAGAATCTTAATGGCATCGTTTCTAAGCGAACATTGATTAGTTACTTAAGCCGAGTTCAGAACATCGATGATGAACTTAAGGCAGAGGAAGAAGAGGCTGAAAAACGTATGACAATGTTCAGTGAACCTGATTCTGAAGAAGGTGCTTTAAATGACGATCAAGACGAGCCACCAAAAGGCGGTGATGCTTAG
- the relB gene encoding type II toxin-antitoxin system RelB family antitoxin — MAMITVRVSESEKEWLQYMADFYGVTLSDLMKNYSMEQLEDEYDKQTAEIAHKRFIEDGKQTVSMKDILDEFGDLD, encoded by the coding sequence TTGGCAATGATTACAGTTCGTGTTTCAGAATCTGAAAAAGAATGGTTACAATATATGGCTGACTTTTACGGTGTAACTTTATCCGACCTAATGAAGAACTATTCTATGGAACAACTCGAGGATGAGTACGATAAGCAAACAGCTGAAATAGCACATAAACGATTCATTGAAGATGGTAAGCAAACCGTGTCTATGAAGGATATCCTTGATGAATTTGGTGATTTAGATTGA
- a CDS encoding DUF4355 domain-containing protein, with protein MENETNDTQENQGSNSTQGNQEQGSQQPNEPKNVDQKELREKLGKIDSLTEKIDQLFTKFNQTNDAKPEQPNESQESSELDKLKQQLNEQKHRDSLNLAKNTAKESDLEIDGLESFFVGDNDDATKANVKSFADYMKAHDEALKKSLTASTDTGFNTTRSDRIGDSKDFLGSILDEQFGPQK; from the coding sequence ATGGAAAACGAAACAAATGACACACAAGAAAATCAAGGATCAAATTCAACACAAGGAAATCAAGAGCAGGGTTCTCAACAACCTAACGAACCTAAAAATGTTGATCAAAAAGAACTCCGTGAAAAGCTAGGTAAGATTGATAGCTTAACTGAAAAAATTGATCAGTTATTTACTAAATTTAATCAAACTAATGATGCTAAACCCGAACAGCCAAACGAATCACAGGAATCATCAGAATTAGATAAATTGAAACAACAACTTAATGAACAGAAGCACCGCGATTCGTTGAACTTGGCTAAGAATACTGCCAAGGAATCCGATCTGGAAATTGACGGTCTTGAAAGCTTCTTTGTGGGAGACAACGACGATGCGACTAAGGCTAACGTAAAGTCATTTGCTGACTATATGAAAGCTCATGATGAAGCGTTGAAGAAGTCGCTAACTGCTAGTACTGATACTGGCTTCAATACCACTAGAAGCGACAGAATTGGCGATTCCAAGGACTTTTTAGGAAGTATTTTGGACGAACAATTTGGTCCACAAAAATAA
- a CDS encoding helix-turn-helix domain-containing protein, which translates to MAKGKYQEWLTPEGLIKIEGWARDGLTDEQIAQNMGISSATLYVWENKYPEILESLKKGKEVTDYAVESALLRRALGYKTVEVTKSISEETGELEIFKEVEKEVPPDTTAQIFWLKNRQPEKWRDKQDIDVSGSLNMPNLKELSTEELRRLANEPNKE; encoded by the coding sequence GTGGCTAAAGGCAAATATCAAGAGTGGTTAACACCGGAAGGGCTAATCAAGATTGAAGGTTGGGCTAGAGATGGCCTCACTGATGAACAAATTGCTCAAAATATGGGTATTTCATCCGCTACTTTATATGTTTGGGAGAATAAGTATCCAGAGATTCTAGAGTCCCTAAAAAAGGGGAAAGAGGTCACAGACTATGCAGTTGAAAGTGCGTTGCTTAGACGAGCTTTGGGTTATAAAACTGTTGAAGTCACTAAATCTATCTCAGAAGAAACTGGTGAGCTGGAAATATTTAAAGAAGTGGAAAAAGAAGTTCCACCAGATACAACGGCACAAATTTTCTGGCTAAAGAATAGACAGCCTGAAAAATGGCGAGATAAGCAAGATATTGATGTATCTGGTAGTTTAAACATGCCTAACTTAAAAGAGTTAAGTACCGAAGAATTGAGGCGATTAGCTAATGAGCCTAACAAAGAGTGA
- the terL gene encoding phage terminase large subunit — translation MSLTKSERATIAKQSRLELSRRSYADYFQMSQDYQMRLFPHTKLLCDALQPIADGERRFLIVEMPPQHGKSTTITETFPSYYLMKHPEKEVMVASYSDDLAQRFGSRNLAKFNEFGRDMYGLTSSPTKHTSNEWQIANHRGAMHSTTILGSATGKHSDLLIIDDPIKGMQDANSTTIRNKIWDEWQASFYSRLSATGSVIVIMTRWNVDDLAGRLLKEMALPWEEIKLPAIAEENDMLGREVGEPLCPFPPMNKGKEWAEQTMRVSGSKTWAALYQQRPVLDGGNVFKTDQVHYYLPDGATATKLGLDHDNSVAILPKLDKTWSSWDLTFTMSDTSDYVAGQTWGKQGANFYLLDRVHDRMAFNDQLKAIMSMHQRQPKASAIYIEDKANGSAIINTIRNAISGVIPVVPKGDKVTRANVVVPFFEAGNIYLPHPKWQPWVNELLDEWTGFPNMEHDDEVDSMTQALSREIVSQPAQVAVSHDRLFY, via the coding sequence ATGAGCCTAACAAAGAGTGAACGTGCAACGATTGCAAAGCAGTCCCGATTAGAGTTATCCAGACGTAGTTACGCCGATTACTTTCAAATGTCCCAAGATTATCAAATGAGGTTGTTTCCACATACAAAGTTATTATGCGACGCTCTGCAGCCTATTGCTGACGGTGAGCGTCGTTTTTTAATTGTTGAAATGCCACCACAACACGGCAAGTCGACTACTATCACGGAAACCTTTCCCAGTTATTATTTGATGAAGCATCCCGAAAAAGAAGTTATGGTAGCCAGTTATTCTGATGATTTAGCACAACGCTTCGGTAGTCGTAACTTGGCTAAGTTTAATGAATTCGGTAGGGATATGTATGGATTAACCAGCTCTCCTACTAAGCATACGAGTAATGAATGGCAAATTGCTAACCACCGTGGTGCTATGCATTCAACTACTATTCTAGGTTCAGCTACTGGTAAGCATTCTGATTTATTGATTATTGATGATCCAATTAAAGGGATGCAAGATGCTAACTCTACTACAATTCGTAATAAGATTTGGGATGAGTGGCAGGCCAGTTTCTATAGTCGTTTATCAGCAACTGGTTCGGTTATTGTGATTATGACTCGATGGAATGTTGATGATTTAGCGGGAAGATTGCTTAAAGAAATGGCATTGCCATGGGAAGAAATTAAATTACCAGCGATTGCTGAAGAAAACGATATGTTAGGTCGTGAAGTTGGTGAACCATTATGTCCGTTCCCACCTATGAATAAGGGAAAAGAGTGGGCGGAACAAACTATGAGAGTATCAGGCTCTAAAACATGGGCAGCATTGTACCAGCAAAGGCCAGTGCTAGATGGTGGTAACGTCTTTAAAACTGATCAAGTACATTACTATCTACCAGATGGAGCGACTGCAACCAAATTGGGACTAGACCATGACAATTCAGTAGCCATCTTACCTAAGCTAGATAAAACATGGAGTAGTTGGGATCTTACCTTTACAATGTCAGATACTAGCGATTACGTGGCTGGTCAAACTTGGGGTAAGCAAGGAGCTAACTTCTACTTACTTGATCGAGTACATGACCGTATGGCGTTTAATGATCAGTTAAAAGCGATTATGAGCATGCATCAACGACAACCTAAAGCATCGGCTATTTATATTGAAGATAAAGCTAATGGATCTGCAATTATTAATACGATTCGTAATGCTATTTCTGGTGTGATTCCGGTTGTCCCAAAGGGAGACAAAGTAACCAGAGCTAATGTAGTAGTACCGTTCTTTGAGGCTGGAAATATCTATTTGCCACATCCCAAGTGGCAACCGTGGGTTAACGAATTGTTAGATGAATGGACTGGTTTTCCTAACATGGAACATGATGATGAGGTCGATTCAATGACTCAAGCATTGAGTAGGGAAATAGTTAGTCAACCAGCACAAGTAGCCGTCAGTCATGACCGGCTTTTTTATTAG
- a CDS encoding Arc family DNA-binding protein: MTSKLPMFGLRIPRELLDKIKYVASYNGRSANKEIEQLIQHHVENFEKEHGEIK; encoded by the coding sequence TTGACTTCAAAGTTACCAATGTTTGGACTAAGAATCCCTAGAGAACTCTTAGACAAGATTAAATATGTTGCTTCTTACAACGGTCGGTCTGCTAACAAAGAAATTGAACAATTAATTCAACATCATGTTGAAAATTTTGAAAAAGAACACGGTGAAATTAAATAG
- a CDS encoding DUF3383 family protein, producing MADTLFSTLSRISPAHISNQFVTEVQAPFAGVLVKGTKQGIKVYSDLDSVTDDYEMYSSLWKKARAYFAANGEASSLLVLTYAPGDTQQVVAPTGITTTPTKDGAVVKADAVVTNNSNLSADAIGAVTALKKYYYAGPQFWMLAEFDDEVSHAVSNFVELQNTGVYVAYTNDATKLQTYTDNKKTLLLTLPSVDDSTADTQDTYNNVFDAALVGTVYGRKPHSAWKYALGGLPYTKPQDRFDFTPDDQADLDKYNIVTYAYVLDSPRVTSSRTAASGMHIDIILGWDWIQNEIQTRIANLFIQNAKQGIPYSEVGFDSIINVIRGVFIDAADLDIIAPELDVNGSETGKPKYSVDYVEPGLLPKSYETKREMRGIKTSYQPMGMIEDAYIENTIVM from the coding sequence ATGGCAGACACATTATTTAGCACCTTGAGCCGGATTTCTCCAGCTCATATTTCAAATCAGTTTGTTACTGAGGTACAGGCTCCATTTGCGGGTGTGCTAGTTAAAGGCACCAAACAAGGAATTAAAGTGTATAGCGACTTAGACTCAGTTACAGACGATTATGAGATGTATTCATCATTATGGAAAAAAGCACGAGCATATTTTGCGGCTAACGGCGAGGCATCAAGTTTATTGGTACTAACATATGCTCCTGGTGATACCCAACAGGTGGTCGCTCCTACTGGAATTACCACCACACCTACTAAGGATGGTGCAGTTGTTAAAGCAGATGCTGTGGTGACAAACAACTCTAACTTGTCGGCTGATGCAATTGGTGCGGTTACTGCACTAAAAAAATACTACTATGCCGGTCCACAATTCTGGATGCTTGCTGAGTTCGATGACGAAGTTTCCCATGCGGTTTCTAATTTTGTTGAATTACAAAATACCGGTGTCTATGTTGCATATACCAATGATGCAACCAAATTGCAAACCTATACCGACAACAAGAAAACCTTGTTATTAACCTTGCCATCAGTCGATGATTCTACCGCTGATACGCAAGACACTTATAACAATGTATTCGATGCTGCTTTAGTCGGAACTGTTTATGGACGTAAACCACATTCAGCTTGGAAATATGCCTTAGGTGGATTGCCTTACACCAAGCCACAGGATCGATTTGACTTTACGCCGGATGATCAAGCTGATCTTGATAAGTACAACATTGTCACATATGCCTATGTGCTTGATTCACCACGTGTGACTAGTTCACGAACTGCAGCAAGTGGGATGCATATTGATATTATCTTAGGTTGGGATTGGATTCAAAATGAAATTCAAACTAGAATTGCCAATCTGTTTATTCAAAATGCCAAGCAAGGTATTCCTTATTCAGAAGTTGGCTTCGATTCAATTATCAATGTCATTCGTGGAGTATTTATCGATGCAGCTGATCTAGACATTATTGCTCCTGAGTTAGATGTGAACGGTTCAGAAACCGGTAAGCCTAAGTATAGTGTTGATTATGTAGAACCTGGTCTGTTACCTAAATCTTATGAAACTAAACGTGAGATGCGTGGCATCAAGACATCTTACCAACCAATGGGCATGATCGAAGACGCCTATATTGAAAATACGATCGTAATGTAG
- a CDS encoding LysM peptidoglycan-binding domain-containing protein has product MVKKNNNQDALKVIGQTILNGRSVDFASYRPQDNETVYSLWLKFKDKTTVGAIKTINGLQTNDLTGVRVLKIPLVL; this is encoded by the coding sequence TTGGTAAAGAAAAATAATAATCAAGACGCTTTAAAGGTTATTGGACAAACCATTTTAAATGGTCGTTCCGTTGATTTTGCAAGCTATAGGCCACAAGATAACGAGACTGTGTATAGCCTCTGGCTAAAATTCAAAGATAAAACAACAGTTGGAGCCATTAAAACTATCAACGGGTTACAAACTAATGATTTGACCGGTGTAAGAGTATTAAAGATTCCATTGGTGCTCTAA
- a CDS encoding major capsid protein: protein MANIDELTNLQAMAVYYERKLLTLPPYLGETYFPATKIATDMLSYLTQKQGAPVMAEASTYDAQPTPMNRENFSKEYFQTNFFRSRSVLNENDLEEINRALFNGDDQLVKSLILGLFDDKTKMLLGMRTRREWMAMQALMTGQVALNSNGVTQTISYSSDSDLNSQVDTDWSDTENSNPIEDMRKAITSMKHKGITPNQILMNDDTFRLILNNERIKTTLWPSNFDTSKMMMTENQAVDFIISNLHVIPVVYDQGFVDEEATGTDDFTPFLTPGKVVLLNAPIPAQFAKTGSSSTGLVQSASTIGHMAFAPTPEELGLRNGKIASNTVQLFDTGVAYHEYYNQNLVQTEDLVSMNCLPSFEGSQSVFRLTIAKPTAPTQPSGQASTSSTSDGSAKK from the coding sequence ATGGCAAACATTGATGAATTAACGAATCTCCAAGCTATGGCGGTTTATTACGAACGAAAGCTACTAACTCTACCACCATATTTGGGAGAAACTTATTTTCCAGCGACAAAGATTGCAACTGATATGCTCTCATATCTAACTCAAAAACAAGGTGCTCCAGTAATGGCTGAGGCTTCAACATACGATGCTCAACCAACTCCTATGAACCGTGAAAACTTCAGCAAGGAATATTTCCAAACTAATTTCTTCCGTTCACGTTCAGTATTAAACGAAAATGACTTAGAAGAAATTAACCGTGCCTTGTTTAATGGGGATGACCAACTAGTAAAATCACTTATCTTAGGTTTATTTGATGATAAGACAAAGATGTTGTTGGGTATGCGTACACGTCGTGAATGGATGGCAATGCAAGCCCTTATGACTGGTCAGGTTGCCTTAAATTCTAACGGGGTTACACAAACCATTTCATATTCATCTGATTCAGATTTGAACTCTCAAGTAGATACTGATTGGTCAGATACTGAAAATTCAAATCCAATTGAAGATATGCGTAAGGCAATTACGTCAATGAAGCATAAGGGAATTACTCCTAACCAAATCTTGATGAATGACGATACATTCCGTTTGATTTTAAATAACGAACGTATCAAAACAACTCTATGGCCATCTAACTTTGATACTTCAAAAATGATGATGACTGAAAACCAAGCAGTTGATTTCATCATTTCAAATCTTCACGTGATTCCCGTTGTTTATGATCAAGGATTTGTTGATGAAGAAGCAACAGGAACTGATGATTTCACACCATTCTTAACTCCCGGAAAGGTAGTTCTTTTGAACGCTCCAATTCCTGCACAATTCGCTAAAACTGGTTCATCATCAACTGGTTTAGTTCAATCAGCATCAACTATCGGTCATATGGCATTTGCACCAACGCCGGAAGAACTTGGACTGCGTAACGGTAAGATTGCTTCAAACACGGTTCAATTATTCGATACTGGGGTTGCCTATCATGAATATTACAATCAAAACTTGGTTCAAACCGAAGATTTAGTATCGATGAACTGCTTACCATCATTTGAAGGATCACAAAGCGTATTTCGTTTGACAATTGCTAAGCCAACGGCACCAACCCAACCTTCAGGACAAGCTTCAACTTCATCCACTTCAGATGGCTCAGCAAAAAAATAG